The following proteins are encoded in a genomic region of Pelodictyon phaeoclathratiforme BU-1:
- a CDS encoding HAD family hydrolase yields MLKKLVLFDIDGTLLSVNKINRSVLVDALTEVYGTAGSAGTHNFAGKMDSTIFYEVLRNAGLSEGDIAAKFELAKKTYIEMFRAHAKPSDVLLMEGIRELLEELSGHSDVMLALLTGNFEASGRHKLLLPEINHYFPFGAFADDAPSRNELPAIAVEKAYQLSGIKFFNHDIIIIGDTEHDIACARVLNAKSIAVATGTYSMEDLKQHHPHVLYENLGRTAVVLDEILQSSIN; encoded by the coding sequence ATGCTGAAGAAACTTGTGTTATTTGATATCGACGGAACATTGCTTTCGGTGAATAAAATCAATCGAAGCGTCCTTGTTGATGCCCTGACTGAGGTGTACGGGACTGCGGGCAGCGCCGGAACACACAATTTTGCGGGCAAGATGGACAGTACTATTTTTTACGAGGTGTTGCGGAACGCGGGCCTTTCTGAGGGTGACATTGCTGCGAAATTCGAACTGGCCAAGAAGACCTATATCGAAATGTTCCGTGCTCACGCCAAGCCATCAGACGTTCTGCTGATGGAGGGGATCCGCGAGCTTCTTGAGGAGCTTTCCGGCCACTCTGATGTGATGCTTGCTCTTTTAACCGGAAATTTCGAGGCATCGGGTCGGCACAAGCTTCTTCTTCCCGAAATAAACCACTACTTCCCCTTCGGCGCCTTTGCCGATGACGCTCCCTCTCGCAACGAGCTGCCTGCGATTGCTGTTGAAAAAGCATACCAGCTCAGCGGAATAAAATTTTTTAACCACGACATTATCATTATAGGCGATACAGAACACGATATCGCATGTGCCAGGGTACTGAACGCAAAGTCTATTGCCGTAGCAACCGGCACCTATTCAATGGAGGATCTGAAGCAACACCATCCGCATGTTTTGTATGAAAACCTTGGCAGGACGGCTGTTGTTCTCGATGAGATACTCCAATCCTCAATCAATTAA